One part of the Solea solea chromosome 1, fSolSol10.1, whole genome shotgun sequence genome encodes these proteins:
- the wdr97 gene encoding WD repeat-containing protein 97: MVALSEASTTTKTVVFPSLLSQKSETSNVKTPEKQKFFKENVNQAASKEHWADLSALLHGTVKCRKEKPPSTKETKKEAFDRYMNIIYGLPLNNKIYLEDTFDPDRFSFYHEPRNLTPLKEDARPEPKVIIPVVVKKKKLQEKKTPAPISKPDTQIKVKPQPVERVVHKTEELPVIIPPVVQPKPKPKPKTPPAPPSPPSRPRPRTPTPLPPREPTPEVQAFLKQFADAGWFRDVFPDKTTLLSSLSPEAFSLELLSRLTACSDSSKLQIFAALQTLHGQKLLQNTDKLYHGLVDLVPTFVRPHMSHLEKTVLVEMLNLLVHLKSVSYELVKNLLTLLAFKSLDLWETVVCALTALGVNEAEQWLWPELDTWDLELRDQADTWKNLHDRAECWLQSWISKYKKHNRYQHLTSTVKSKPASFTAVDVLNYFCSVQKEEYRKTLHVAPAGHHNTVLLPLKEQSQAIFRLGETYSMTRIRKPAGIILPPLRNRPFLTHFPHFISLPLSRITLRPFHIYSDDDWQRASPRRYFIQQQSCVEYYR; encoded by the exons GAATCAAGCTGCAAGCAAG GAGCACTGGGCTGACCTATCCGCCCTCCTACATGGCACAGTCAAGTGCAGAAAAGAGAAGCCTCCAAGTACGAAGGAAACCAAGAAAGAAGCTTTCGATCGTTACATGAATATAATATATGGCCTGCCCCTAAATAATAAG ATTTACTTGGAGGACACATTTGACCCagatagattttctttttatcatgaGCCGCGTAACCTGACTCCCTTAAAAGAGGACGCCCGCCCTGAACCTAAAGTGATCATTCCTGTGgttgtgaagaaaaagaag CTGCAGGAGAAAAAGACTCCAGCACCGATCTCTAAACCAGACACCCAGATCAAAGTCAAGCCACAGCCTGTTGAGAGAGTCGTACACAAGACTGAGGAG CTTCCAGTGATCATTCCTCCAGTAGTGCAACCCAAACCCAAACCCAAACCCAAAactcctcctgctccaccttctcctccatctcGCCCTCGTCCAAGGACTCCGACACCGCTGCCTCCTCGAGAACCAACACCTGAAGTGCAAGCGTTCCTCAAGCAGTTTGCAGATGCAGGCTGGTTCAGAGACGTGTTCCCTGATAAAACA ACTCTCCTGAGTTCCCTGTCTCCAGAAGCTTTCTCCTTAGAGCTGCTGAGCCGCCTCACCGCCTGCAGCGATTCATCCAAACTGCAGATCTTTGCTGCTCTGCAGACTCTGCACGGTCAGAAACTCCTCCAGAACACAGACAAGCTTTACCACGGCCTAGTTGACTTGGTGCCTACATTTGTGAGACCGCACATG tcacATTTGGAAAAGACGGTGCTGGTGGAAATGTTGAATCTGCTGGTGCATCTGAAATCCGTCAGTTATGAGCTTGTAAAAAACCTCCTCACTCTCCTCGCCTTTAAATCTCTAGATCTCTG GGAAACAGTGGTGTGCGCTCTGACTGCATTAGGTGTCAATGAGGCAGAGCAGTGGCTTTGGCCTGAGTTGGACACCTGGGACTTGGAGCTGCGGGACCAGGCTGACACGTGGAAAAACCTCCATGACAGAGCAGAGTGTTGGCTGCAGTCGTGGATCTCCAAATACAAA AAACACAACAGGTATCAGCACCTCACGAGTACAGTAAAGAGCAAGCCGGCGTCTTTCACCGCGGTGGACGTGCTGAACTATTTCTGTTCCGTCCAAAAGGAGGAGTACAGGAAGACTTTACATGTTGCACCTGCTGGTCACCACAACACTGTACTTCTCCCTCTAAAGGAACA GTCTCAAGCGATCTTTCGTCTCGGAGAGACTTACAGCATGACCAGGATACGCAAGCCAGCCG GGATAATTCTACCTCCCCTGCGAAACCGTCCCTTCCTCACACACTTTCCACATTTCATCTCCTTGCCATTGTCTCGAATCACTCTGCGTCCGTTTCACATCTACTCGGACGACGACTGGCAGAGGGCCTCACCTCGCCGCTACTTTATTCAACAGCAGTCTTGCGTGGAGTACTACAGATGa